Part of the Candidatus Omnitrophota bacterium genome is shown below.
TAAAACCACCATACCTTTTCATCTTAAGCTAATGGACAATCCGTTATTTAAAAAGAGCGATATCTCCACGCATTTTGTGCAGGATCTTCTGGCAAATGAAGGGAAGGCAGAGTAAATGGACCGCGATGAATCAAGGAACGAATTAGGGCTGGTCAAGATTCATAAGAATGTGATTTCATCCATATCTTCCATTGCGGCCATGGAGATTGAAGGGGTTAAATCCGTCAGCAAGGATTTAAAAAGCGGGCTGCTTGAATTTTTCGGTCAGAAATATTTTTCGGCAATAAAAGTGGATATTTCTAAAAACGAAGAAGTAAAGGTGGAAATACCTTTGGTTATCAAATACGGTTATAATATTCCGGATGTCGCCAGCCGCGTCCAGGAGAATGTACACCAGGCGTTAGAAAAAATGAGTAATCTTTCCATAAAAGATATCAATATAAATGTACGGGGAATAGAAAGGGGCTAACTATGAGATTTTTTTCCGTATTAGGGATTGTATTTTACGCGGTAATTATTATCGGAATTGGCCTGGCGATGATTGTATTTTCATTAAACCTGTTATTGCCCCAGGATATCAATAATTTGCTTATTTTTGCCCAAAGCAGCCAAAATTCCCGGATAATTATCGGGTTCTCCGGAGCGCTTTTAATCCTGATTAGTTTTTCCTTTGCCCAGATTATCTTAGGTAAATTTCAGCGGGAAAGGACAATTGCTTTTGCAACATCCAGCGGCCAGGTTACTATTTCCCTCTCAGCTGTCGAAGACTTGATCCGCAGGTTGTCCGGGATAATCCCGGAGGTAAAGGAATTAAGGCCAAATGTCGTGGCTAATAAAAAAGGAATTATTGTCGATATGCGGGTGGTCTTGCGTTCTGAAGCCAATATCCCTGAGCTTACCAGCCGCCTGCAGGATATCACCAAATCTAAAATTCAGGAGGTTTTGGGGGTTGAAGAACAGATTATTATCAGGATCCATGTAGCCAAGATCGTTCACGATGAAAAAGATAACCGCAAGAAAAAAGACTTTGAGAAAGATGACTATTCAACAATACCGTTTAGCGGTTACGGACGGGTTTAGAGGAGGAAAATAAAGAAATGGCAAGAATTGGCATTTTAACAGGCGGGGGTGATTGTCCAGGATTAAATCCGGTAATTCGGGCAGTTGTGCGTAAAGGGCTGCTTGAAGGATATGAAATCGTAGGTATTAAAAATGGTTGGAAGGGTTTAGTTGAAAACGATACCCTGCGCTTAGATATTAATGCTGTCTCCGGGATATTGCCCAAAGGCGGGACTATTTTAGGGACCAGCCGCACTAATCCATATAAAAAAGAAGGCGACTTGCAAAAGGTTAAGGATAATTTCAAGAAAATGGGATTGGATGCTTTGGTTGCCGTAGGCGGTGAAGACACTCTTGGTGTTGCTTCCAAGCTGGTTAAAGACGGCCTGCCTAATATCGTGGGAGTTCCTAAGACTATTGACAATGACCTCTCCGCTACTGATTATACTTTTGGTTTTGATACTGCTTTAAACGTGGCAATGGAATGCATTGACCGTTTGCATACTACGGCTGAAAGCCATCATCGGATCATGGTTGCCGAAGTCATGGGCAGGCACGCGGGCTGGATTGCCCTTGAGGCAGGTATTGCCGGAGGAGCGGATGTGATCCTAATCCCTGAAATCCCTATTGATCTAGATGAAGTTTGTAACGTGATCGAGAAAAGGCATGCCCGGGGAAAAACTTTTAGTATCGTCGTGGTTTCCGAGGGCGCTCAATTTAAGGACGGGTCTATGGTTACTCAGGAAAAAAAGCTGGATGCCTTTGGGCATGTAAGGCTCGGCGGTATCGGCGAAGAATTAGCCGCGCAGATTGAGAAAAAAACCGGCTATGAAACCAGGGTCAGCGTCTTAGGCCATATACAAAGAGGTGGCTCACCAACTGCCTTTGACCGTGTATTGGGCACGCGCTTAGGGGTGAAAGCAGTGGAGTTGATTAAAAATAAGAAATTCGGGAAAATGGTAGCCTTGGCCGGTATCAAGATTATTGATGTGCCTTTAGAAGAAGCAGTGAAGGCTTTAAAAACCGTGGATATGGAACTTTATGATATCGCGAAAGTTTTTTTTGGATAAGGTGTAGGCATCCCGCGCTCAATGGTATTGCGCGGGTGTCCTCCACGTGGAGGAAAAAATGCGCGAAAGAATAAAAGATATACTTTTAGAAAGTATTCAGGTTAAAGAAGAAATCTTACGCAACCAGGTTGATTCTATTCTCCAGATTGCCGTGCTGATGATTGATTGCTTAAAAAAAGACGGTAAGGTTATTGTCTTTGGCAATGGCGGTTCAGCCAGCGACAGCCAGCATATTGCCGCCGAGCTTGTCGGCCGTTTCAAAAAAGACCGTTCAGCCTTAGCCGGTATCGCCCTAACCACCAATACATCGATACTTACTTCTTTGGCCAATGATTATGGTTATGATGTAGTTTTTTCCCGCCAGGTTGAAGCCTTGGGCAAGAAAAATGACGTGGTTTTAGGGATATCTACCAGCGGAAAAGCAAAAAGCGTAGCTTTAGGGATTAAACAAGCTAAAAAGATGGGGATTAAAACCGTAGCTTTAAGCGGCGGAGACGGAGGGGATATCGTAAAGTTAGCCGACGTATCTTTAGTAGTCCCTTCTAAAGTAACCGCCAGAATCCAAGAAGCACACATTACTATTGCCCACATAATATGCGAAATGATCGAGCAAGAACTTTGCCAGGAACAAAAATAATTCCACTTTCCAGTCTTATACGTAAAGTCAAGGCTCTTAAACAAAAAGGGAAACGGATAGTCTTTACTAACGGCTGCTTTGACATTTTACATTTCGGCCATGTCAAATACCTTCAGGATGCCAAAGCTAAAGGTGATTATTTGGTGGTGGCGGTCAATAGCGATTCATCAATTAAAAAAATTAAGGCCAAAAACCGGCCGGTAATCGGACAAAACGACCGTTTAAAAACAATCGCCGCGTTGGCAAGCGTGGATTTTGTGGTTTTATTTAATGAAGATAATCCACTTAAGTTAATCAAGGCACTTTCGCCGGATATCCTGATTAAGGGCGCGGATTGGAGCAAAGAAAAAATAGTCGGGGCGGATTTTGTAGAAAGTTACGGCGGAAAGGCCGCGACCGTTAATTTAGTTAAGGGCCGCTCAACCAGTGCAATCATTGAAAAAATCGTTAGGGATTTCGCAAAAAAATAATCCTTGTCCACCTATGGCGGCCAAGGATTTCACTAAATCAAAGCATAAGGTGCTCAATATTTACCGCATAATTGATGCCAATCTTAACCGGGTTAAGGAAGGCTTGCGCGTTTGCGAAGAGATAACCCGGTTTATCCTGGATGACCAAAAATTGTCGGCGCTATTTAAAAAAGTCAGGCATCAGATCGATACTTTAGCCAGGAAAATTTACCCCGCTTCATTGTTACTTAGAGAGCGCCGCAGTAACGGCGATGTAGGGAGATTTAATTCTTATGGAGAATTCAAACGCAATAACTGTAAAGATATTTTCTGGGCGAATATCCAGAGGATCAAGGAATCTTTACGGGTACTTGAAGAATTCAGTAAATTAGTGGATGTAAAAACCTCAGCAAGTTTTAAACAGCTCCGGTATAAAGTTTATGAAATTGAAAAAAAGTCTTTTAAAAACATCGCGGCTTTACCTGATTCTAGATAGGTCAACTATTGGGAATTGTTCTTTAAAGAATATCTGTTCTATTGTTTCTAGCCGCTATGTCGATGTTGTTCAGTTACGGGATAAAAAGTCTGCTAAATCAGATGTATTAGATTTAGCAATCAAGCTTTCAAAGTGGTTAAAAAACCGGCCGCAAAGCCGTGGTTTGGCTACAGATAGCCAAAGCCAGCTCTTTATAGTTAATGATTATGTTGATGTGGCTGTAGCCAGCGGCGCAGATGGCCTGCATTTAGGCCAAAACGATTTATCCTTAAAGCAGGCCAGAAAGATTTTAGGAAAAGATAGGATTATCGGGATTTCTTGCCACAATTTGTCCCAGGCATTGCGAGCCCAAAATGAAGGAGCAGATTACCTTGGCATTGGACCGATATTTGCCACTGCCACCAAGCCCGAATATAAGCCTATAGGCTTAGAAGTCCTAGGTAAGCTAAAAGATAAAATAAAAATTCCTTATTTTGCTATCGGGGATATTCACGCGGGCAATATTAAGGAAATCACCGCTTCCGGTGCCAGGCGGGTTGCGGTTTGCCGGGCAATTTTAAAAGCGGATAATCCTAAAGAAGCAGTAAGACAATTGTATAAAATTTTAAAATAAATGACACAGTTAGAATTCGCCAAAAAAAATATCGTTACACCGCTTATGCGCAGAGTCGCCTCTCTTGAAGGATTGCATCCTTCTTTGCTTACGCGCCTTATGCGTGAAGGTAAAGCGGTTATACCCTTAAATATAAATCATAAAATAAAAAAACCCTGCGCCATAGGCAGCAGCCTGTCGACCAAGGTCAATGCCAATATCGGCACTTCAACGGATGAATCCCGGATTAGCGATGAAATAGAAAAACTTAAAGTTGCCATAAATCACGGAGCCGACGCCTTAATGGACCTAAGCGTAGGAGGAGATCTTGACAAATTAAGGCGCCAGGTCCTGAAACATTCCAGCGTTCCTGTGGGCACTGTCCCGGTTTATGAGGTGGCTGTCCGGGCCCAGGAAAAAAAAGGAAATTTCCTAAAATTTGGCGCCGATGATGTCTTAGCTGTATTGGACAGGCAGGCAAAGCAAGGGGTGGATTTTTTTACCGTGCATAGCGGAGTAACAACCAATACCCTTAAAGTTTTAGAAAAAAATAAAAGGCTGATGGGGGTTGTTTCACGCGGCGGGGCAATTATTGCCAGTTGGATTAAATATCATAAGGAAGAAAATCCTTTTTACGCGCATTTTGACCGGATTTTAGATATTGCCTATAAATATGACGTTACTTTAAGCTTAGGAGACGGGTTAAGGCCGGGTTCAATTTTAGACGCAACGGACAAAGCCCAGATTGCTGAATTAAAAATACTCGGCAGCTTAGCCAAGCGTGCCTGGAATAGGGGTATTCAAGTCATGATCGAAGGCCCGGGCCATGTACCTATGGATCAGATAGAAAAAAACATTGCTTTAGAGAAGAAATTTTGTCACGGTGCTCCTTTTTATGTATTGGGGCCTTTGGTTACGGATATTGCCCCGGGTTATGATCATATTACCTCGGCCATCGGCGGGGCAATGGCGGCAAGCTTTGGAGCAGACTTCCTTTGTTACGTGACCCCTGCGGAACATCTACGTCATCCAACAGCCAGTGATGTGGCTGAAGGGGTAATTGCCAGCCGCATCGCCGCTCACGCCGGAGATTTAGTGAAGCGCAGAAAGATTGCCCTAAAATGGGATAGAAATATTTCTATTGCCAGGAAGGCACGGGATTGGAAGAAACAAATTCGCTTGGCTATTAATCCTCACAAAGCAAAGGAATATCGATTAAGCAGCAAACCCAAGCTTTCTAAGGTCTGCACGATGTGCGGAAAGTACTGTTCTATCAAATTAATGGATGATTGCACGCGGGTGTAATTCAGTGGTAGAATGGCAGCTTCCCAAGCTGCATATGGCGGTCCGATTCCGCTCACCCGCTTATAGATTAATATGAAAAATATTATTTTGATATTTTTAGTTTTACTGATTGCCGGCTGCGCGTCTGTTCCTCCATATACAGGGCCGGCTTTACCGCCTTTAGCTCAAGGAGTTAGCGGAATTGCCCACCGCGTAGAAGCAGGCCAAACACTCTGGAAGATATCCAAACTTTATGATGTAGATATGGATGATATCCTGCGTATAAATCATCTCTCAGAGGATGCGGCTATCGAGACAGGCCAGGTACTTTTAATCCCTAACCGCAGCAGGCCGCAAAATTTTGCGGTTAGATCCAGCGGTGATGATTTTATCTGGCCGCTTAAAGGCAGGGTGATTGCGGGTTTTGGTTCAAATTACCGTAACTTAATCAATAAAGGCATTAATATCCAGGCTTCCATGGGAGAGGACATTCTGGCTACCCGAAGCGGCCGCGTAGTTTTTTATGCCGATCATTTCGGAAATTTCGGAAAAACTATAATTATCGACCATGGAGACGGTTTACGTTCTATTTACTCCAGGGTCCTGCAGGTACTGGTGCGCCCGGGAGACAATGTGCAGAAGGGTGCCCTGATTGGGCGTATCGGAACAAGCGCAAGAGACAGAAATATCTATTTACATTTTGAGATCCGCAAAAGGGCGCTGGCGCAAAATCCGCTGTTCTATTTACCATGATCAAAGAGAAATTTTTTGACCGGAAAAATTATATTCAGATACTGGAAAAACGCATCAGCAGCCTGAAGGAAGGTTACCGGCAGAATATCGCCATTATCGGCGAAGAAAACGTCGGCAAAACCAGTATCGTTTCCAAATTTTTAGCCAACTATTATGACCCTCGGATTATTACGGTATTTTTGGAGGTGCGCCCTGAATCACTGGATGGGTTTGTCAAAAGATTTATCGGGGCGCTGCTTTATAATTTCCTCTTAAATAGCGGGTTAACTTTAGAAGAAGACCTGGATTATCTGATTAATAAATCTTCCAAATATATCCCCGGTACAACTCAAAAGATAAATTCCATACTTAATGATCTTTTAAAAAGAAGAAAAACAAATATTATCACCGAGCTTTTTAGTCTGCCTGAATCCATCAATCAGGAGACGGGAAAGTTTACGGTACTTTTTTTGGACGAATTCCATAATTTGGAAAGTACCGGCGTTAAGAATTTATACCGGCAATGGAGTAAACTGCTTATCGTGCAGAAAAATACGCTGTATTGTCTTACCAGCTCAATGATGTTTAAAACCCGGGTTATCCTTTCCAAACAGCTGTCTTTACTGTTTGGCAATTTCGAGATCGTTACCGTTGAGCCTTTTGATATCCACACCAGCCACCGTTATCTTGATCAGCATCTGCCTGCTTTAAAGGCAAACCCGGGATTAAAAGATTTTATCATTAACTTTACCGGTGGTTACCCTCTTTACCTTGAGTTGATCGCCGATGCTTTGTCTAAGGCGGATACCAGCGTTGGTTTGCCGGACATCTTAGAGGACCTGTTATTCAATTCTTCGGGAATTCTTAATCAGAGATTCTCTAATTATATTAAGCGTTTCCTGGATGTCCCGGCCTGCAATGATTATATTTCCATACTCTATTTAATCGCTAGCGGCCGCAACCGCATTAAAGATATCGCCCATATTTTACATAAACAAAAAAAGGAACTCACCGCAAGGATTAATTACTTGCTGGAGCTGGATGCGATTACCCGCAGCGCGGATTTTCTCAAGGTCAGCGACCGGTTATTCGCCTACTGGATGCGTTTTGTTTACCAGGAAAAAATGCGTTCCTTATCATTCGACGCTAAAAATCAGAAGGAAAAATTCCGCGATAATATCCAGGAACTTATCCAGGAATTTTCCAGCCAATCCGTCAAGCCGCTGGCTAACCGCGTTAGCGAGCTGCTACAGCTTTTTGAAGATGACCTTATGCAGATCGAACGTAAAAAGGTCCGGCTTAATCATTTCCGCGAAGTAAAACCACTGGTATTTAATCATCGTTTTTTAAAAGAAGGCCTGCTGGGCCGTTCCAGCGACTCCCTTTGGATTATGGCGATTAAATCCGACGCCCTTACCGAGCAGGATATTACTGAATTTGCCAAAGAATGCAAAAGATACCATCATAAATCGCAGCGAAAGATTATGGTTACTTTAAAAGAAGTTGATCCAAACGCGCGCTTAAGAGCGCTGGAAGAAAAAATCTGGACCTGGGATTTAAACAACCTGAATCAGATCTTGGATTTATTTTCTAAACCCCGGGTAATCGCATGAAAATAGGCGTAATCGCAGACACGCATATTCCGGATAAATGCGAGCATATTCCCGAAACAATCTTGAATGCCTTTAAGCATGTAGATATGGTTGTGCATGCCGGAGATATGGTAGATCTGGGCGCAATTGATGAATTAAAGGTAATCTGCCCAAAAATAGTTGCCGTAGCAGGAAATATGGATTCTCAAGCGGTGACGAAAAAGTTCCCGGTAAAACAAATTTTTGAAATTTCAGGCCGTAAGGTTGGCATTATGCACGGCTACGGAGCGCCGTCGAATCTTATAAAAATCCTCAAGAATGCTTTTAAAAATGAGCACCCCGATGTAATTATTTTCGGGCATTCGCATAAATCCATGAATGAGGTTATTGATGGAATATTGTTTTTTAATCCGGGAAGCGCAACTGATCATTCCCTGGGATACGCTTCGTATGGTATAATCGAAATAAAAGATAAGCTGCAAGGCCATGGTTTGGCTATTGACGCTAAAATAATTAAAATTTAGATATGGATAGGCTTTGGGCGCCATGGAGGATTAATTACGTAGGTAAAAAGAAAGAACAGAAGGGCTGTATTTTTTGCCAGGCAAAAAAGAGCGCCCTTAATGATTACGTGATTTTTAAGACGGCAAAATCCATTTGTTTGCTCAACAGGTATCCGTACAATAACGGCCATATAATGATTTGTCCGCTAAGGCATGTTCCGGACATATCCAGGCTTAAGGAGGATGAACTCCTTGATATTTTTAAATCTTTGGAGAAGGCAAAAGCATTGTTGCAAAAAGTTTTAAAACCCCGGGGTTATAATATCGGCCTTAACTTAGGCAGAGCTGCCGGAGCCGGAATCACCGGGCACCTGCATTTACATATTGTGCCTCGCTGGTTTGGGGATACCAATTTCATGCCCGCAGTTTCCGGCAACAGGGTGATTTCCCAATCCCTGGATGAGTTGGCTAAACGTTTAAAGAAGCATGCATAAAATTAACGAATACGAAGAAAAATTTCTTGCTCCTTACGCCAGCAAGAGCTTTAATTCACGGGGCCGGGTGCATAAAGAAGAGGAGCATCCTTACCGCTCATGCTATCAGCGCGACCGGGACCGGATTATCCACTCCGCGGCGTTTAGAAGATTGGAATATAAAACCCAGGTCTTTGTCAATCATGAAGGCGACTATTACCGGACCCGCCTGACCCACAGCATCGAGGTCTCCCAGATTGCCCGCACGATTGCCTACGCCTTAGGTTTGAATATGGACCTGACCGAAGCCATTGCTTTGGCGCATGATTTAGGGCACACTCCTTTTGGCCACTCCGGGGAAGAAATACTCAATGAATTAATGGCTAAATCCGGAGGTTTCAACCATAATCTCCAGGGCTTAAGAGTAGTGGATTACCTGGAGGAGCGTTATCCGGAATTCCCGGGATTAAATTTAAGCTGGGAGGTAAGGGAAGGAATAGTAAAACATTCATCCGTTTTTGATATTGCGGTAAAGATTAAAGAGTTTTTACCCCGCTTGATGCCTTCACTGGAAACCCAGGTGGTTGATATAGCCGATGAGATAGCCTACGATAACCATGATCTTGATGACGGCCTGACTTCAGGGCTGATAAAAGAAAGCGACCTTGAGGGTCTTGGGATCTGGAAAAAAATAAATCGCAAAATCGACCAGAAATATGCTAAAATTAATTCCAATTACCGTAAGTACCTGATTATCCGCGGCCTAATTGATTTACAGGTTACCGATCTTATCCAGCACACGCAATCAGAGCTTACCCGGCTTAAGATTAAAAAATACACCGATCCGTATAAGGTGGGTTTTAAAATAGTAAATTTCAGCAAAGAGGTCAAAGAGCTAAGAAAACCGCTTCGGCAGTTTCTCATGCAAAAGCTTTATCACCATTACCGGGTAATGCGCATGAGCATAAAAGCCAAACGTTTTATCCGGGAGTTGTTCAATGAATACATTAAACGCCCGCAGCAGATGCCCGCTGAAATACAGCTTAAGATCCCTAAAGAGGGGGTAAAACGGGTAGTTTGTGATTATATCGCCGGAATGACTGACCGGTACGCCTTGGATGAATATAAAAAACTATTCAACCCCTACGAAAAAGTATAGGTTTTTAATCTCGGCGGTGCACAGTATTTACCGCCTGCTCAATTCTACTTATACTGTTAATGATTTGATCTGCCGCATGGGCCGCTTGTTTTGCCAATTTTTTAACGCCCAATATTGCCAGGTTATCCTATTAGATTCTAATAAGAAATATTCTATTGTTAAATGCACAATTGTCGATAATAAGAAATGCGATGTCCTTAAAAAGACCAGGGTCAGCGGCAGGGTCGAAGAAAAAATCCTTAAGCGCGCATCCGTAGTCAGGGAGAGCAACCTTTTGGGTATCCCGCTTATCTGCGAAGACCTGATCGGGCTGATTATTATAAAACGCTCCAAAACCAGCCAGCCGTTTGACATATTCGATCAAGAGATGCTGATGACCATGGCCGAACAGGCGGTTGTCGGGATCAAGAATCTGCAGCTTTATGAAGAGCAGCAAAGAATAGTTTTTGGCAGTATCAAATCGTTAGTTACGCTTTTGGATACCCGGGTTTCCAGGGAATACACGCATTCGCCGCATTTTAGCAAGTTGGTTTGTTCCCTGGGCTGCGAAATTCATTTGAATGAAAAACAGTTGGAAAGCCTTAAATATGCCAGCCTTTTGCACGATGCCGGAAAAGCGGGCATACCAGCTGAAATTTTAACCAAGACCACCAAACTTACAGCTGAAGAATATGATATTATTAAAAAACATCCGGTTAAGGGAGCGCAGATTTTAAGGCCTTTACAGGTTTTACGCCCGGTTATTCCGATTATTATGTATCATCATGAAAAATATAACGGAACAGGTTATCCGTCGCGCCTCAAAGGAAACCAGATTCCGCTTGGGGCCCGCATTATGGCGGTAGCCGATGCTTTTGAAGCCATGGTTTACGGACGGCCTTACCGGCAAAGAATGAACATCCAAGCGGCGATAAGGGAAATAAAGAAAAAGAGCGGAACGCAATTTGACCCTAAAATCGTTGATGCTTTTTTGAAGGTAATCAAAAAGTTTAACAAAAGAATCTACTTGAAACAGGATAACCCTAAGTTATAATATTAGGTTATGGCAGAAAAACAGGATTACTCGCAATCCGAACTTTTTACCCAGTCTTTAGATAACGGGCATTATAAGCCGCATATCCCAAAGAACCCTTTTTTTTTACGTATCCGAGGGTATGAAAAAGCTATGCTTTTGATAATGGGGCTGGTTTTAGTAAGCATTATTTCTTTTTCCATGGGAGTAGAAAACGGGAAAAGGGCGGCTTTTGCTAAAAACAGCGGGCAGGATCAAAACGGTTACACGATTCAGGTAGCATCTTTTAAAAACAAAGAACTTGCTTTGCGCTACGCCCAGTCATTAAAAAGTGACGGGTTGGCTCCGATGGTTTTTGCTAAAGGAAATTACATTATTTTGTGCGTAGGCAAATTTTCTAATCAAGAGAACGCGCAACCTTTACTCATTCAGCTGCAGAGGACCTACGCTGGTTGCCGCATAAGGAGGTTATAAAACATGTCAATACATCCGTCGTTAACTATTTCGGAAAAGGACAAAAAGGTCCGCTCAGTATTATCGCGCACCGAGCGCATAAGACAGATGCAGGAAAAGAGCAAATGGAAACAAGGGGATTCAGTCTACGGCTTACCGAAACTTAAAACCCTGAGGATTAAAATTAAAAAGGAGAAGGTCGAGAAAGCTGAGACTGCAGCAACTCCCGCAGCCGGAGGAGCAGCGCCGGCGGCAGGTGGCGGAACAAAAGAAGCTTCTAAGGCCGCTGCCCCTAAGGCCGCTGCTAAAGGACAGGAGAAAAAATGAGGATAGCCAAGCTAATATCCACTTTCCTGATGGTAAGTTTGATTTTCTGCGCGCCTGTTTTTGCAGCTGCCTTTAGCGGGCAAATCAATGCGGACAATATAAACGCGCGGGTAGACGCGACAGTAGGTTCGGCTGTGATTTGCAGCCTTCCCAAAGGCCAATTGGTTGAAGTCGTCTCAGAAGCTTATGATTGGTACAAGATCCGCCTGCCGAAAGAAGCGCCATCATATGTAAAAAAAGATCTGGTCGAATGTATCAATCCCGATCCTGTAACCAGCCCGGGAAAATGCCTTACTGCCAAGGTAATTAAAGACCGGATAAATATCCGGCTGGGGCCCAGTGAATCCACCTGGATCCTGGGGAAAGCGGATAAACTGACCGTAGTTAATATTTTGGCTCAAGAAAGCGGCTGGTATAAAATCCAGCCGATTTATCAAAGCTATGGCTGGGTAAATAAAAAATTTATCAGCAAAGAAATAACGCTGCCTAAAAAGCAAAAAGCTGCGGAATTATCTGCCAAAGATATTCCATCCCATGGGGATCTTCTGGTTGTCGAAGGCACGGTTACTCCATATGGGGTAATTTTATGGCGCAAGGCAACGCATAAATTGGTTACTTCCGATAACAAGATTTATTTCCTAAAGGGTAACCGTAAAAGCTTAGACAGCCTTAATTATCATAAGGTTAAAGTTACCGGAAAACTGATTAGCCCGGCCGCAAGCAAATACCCGATTATCCAGATCGACATTATCGAGGCATTAAGTTGAGTTTTTTAAGCCTGATTATCTCTTTTATCATATCCTTCGCGCTTTTGTTAATCGCGATGACTGTGCATGAATTCGCCCACGGTCTGGTTGCCTATAAGCGCGGGGATTCTACGGCCAGGTTAAGCGGACGGCTGACCCTGAATCCGCTGGCCCATATCGATCCGTT
Proteins encoded:
- a CDS encoding metallophosphoesterase, whose product is MKIGVIADTHIPDKCEHIPETILNAFKHVDMVVHAGDMVDLGAIDELKVICPKIVAVAGNMDSQAVTKKFPVKQIFEISGRKVGIMHGYGAPSNLIKILKNAFKNEHPDVIIFGHSHKSMNEVIDGILFFNPGSATDHSLGYASYGIIEIKDKLQGHGLAIDAKIIKI
- a CDS encoding HIT domain-containing protein, with amino-acid sequence MDRLWAPWRINYVGKKKEQKGCIFCQAKKSALNDYVIFKTAKSICLLNRYPYNNGHIMICPLRHVPDISRLKEDELLDIFKSLEKAKALLQKVLKPRGYNIGLNLGRAAGAGITGHLHLHIVPRWFGDTNFMPAVSGNRVISQSLDELAKRLKKHA
- a CDS encoding deoxyguanosinetriphosphate triphosphohydrolase yields the protein MHKINEYEEKFLAPYASKSFNSRGRVHKEEEHPYRSCYQRDRDRIIHSAAFRRLEYKTQVFVNHEGDYYRTRLTHSIEVSQIARTIAYALGLNMDLTEAIALAHDLGHTPFGHSGEEILNELMAKSGGFNHNLQGLRVVDYLEERYPEFPGLNLSWEVREGIVKHSSVFDIAVKIKEFLPRLMPSLETQVVDIADEIAYDNHDLDDGLTSGLIKESDLEGLGIWKKINRKIDQKYAKINSNYRKYLIIRGLIDLQVTDLIQHTQSELTRLKIKKYTDPYKVGFKIVNFSKEVKELRKPLRQFLMQKLYHHYRVMRMSIKAKRFIRELFNEYIKRPQQMPAEIQLKIPKEGVKRVVCDYIAGMTDRYALDEYKKLFNPYEKV
- a CDS encoding HD domain-containing protein — its product is MNIKNYSTPTKKYRFLISAVHSIYRLLNSTYTVNDLICRMGRLFCQFFNAQYCQVILLDSNKKYSIVKCTIVDNKKCDVLKKTRVSGRVEEKILKRASVVRESNLLGIPLICEDLIGLIIIKRSKTSQPFDIFDQEMLMTMAEQAVVGIKNLQLYEEQQRIVFGSIKSLVTLLDTRVSREYTHSPHFSKLVCSLGCEIHLNEKQLESLKYASLLHDAGKAGIPAEILTKTTKLTAEEYDIIKKHPVKGAQILRPLQVLRPVIPIIMYHHEKYNGTGYPSRLKGNQIPLGARIMAVADAFEAMVYGRPYRQRMNIQAAIREIKKKSGTQFDPKIVDAFLKVIKKFNKRIYLKQDNPKL
- a CDS encoding SPOR domain-containing protein, coding for MAEKQDYSQSELFTQSLDNGHYKPHIPKNPFFLRIRGYEKAMLLIMGLVLVSIISFSMGVENGKRAAFAKNSGQDQNGYTIQVASFKNKELALRYAQSLKSDGLAPMVFAKGNYIILCVGKFSNQENAQPLLIQLQRTYAGCRIRRL
- a CDS encoding small basic protein, coding for MSIHPSLTISEKDKKVRSVLSRTERIRQMQEKSKWKQGDSVYGLPKLKTLRIKIKKEKVEKAETAATPAAGGAAPAAGGGTKEASKAAAPKAAAKGQEKK
- a CDS encoding SH3 domain-containing protein — protein: MRIAKLISTFLMVSLIFCAPVFAAAFSGQINADNINARVDATVGSAVICSLPKGQLVEVVSEAYDWYKIRLPKEAPSYVKKDLVECINPDPVTSPGKCLTAKVIKDRINIRLGPSESTWILGKADKLTVVNILAQESGWYKIQPIYQSYGWVNKKFISKEITLPKKQKAAELSAKDIPSHGDLLVVEGTVTPYGVILWRKATHKLVTSDNKIYFLKGNRKSLDSLNYHKVKVTGKLISPAASKYPIIQIDIIEALS